In Nerophis ophidion isolate RoL-2023_Sa linkage group LG02, RoL_Noph_v1.0, whole genome shotgun sequence, one DNA window encodes the following:
- the gpr37l1a gene encoding G-protein coupled receptor 37-like 1, with the protein MNPIFFVLFLLVGSAELRSQVRRPQPPARAEDGLEPPVKKDAPLEDDGVESLGVAELIGSKDRTSRRRDHGHEDPNGYFTTPRAHRLTSALRVNSSSGRGAGLLNPLFPVTDGSYWAYAVMLLALVLFSVGMVGNLALMCTVWHNVYLKTAWNCILAGLALVDFLVLFFCLPVVVFHELTFKRLLGDVSCRLVPYLEVTSLGVATFSICALSIDRFHAATGPHRQSRVEPCRSILSKLAVIWLGSSVLAAPELLLWQLLQETPGPPADPQRGQVGGSLAAAVRARADALVVDVCVREPSEALPESVYALVLTYHEARSWWMFGCYICLPLLFTLACDLVTKRASEPRPVEAASRRSSSSSSCASSSSLKKKKKGRGRQLRLRSTVMALAALYVACNLPESVCNITLAYLSVPALVLSALGLVGQFFLFVRCSATPVLLLCLCRSLGQAFMDCCCCCCDECLPDAKSSASASASASTAPTSALSSPTPHSPSPSSLSPSGKEDAVKVEVTYDSSAAIGTPC; encoded by the exons ATGAACCccattttctttgttttgtttcttttggTGGGTTCCGCGGAGCTCCGCAGCCAAGTCCGCCGCCCTCAGCCGCCAGCCCGGGCAGAGGATGGCTTGGAGCCGCCGGTAAAGAAGGATGCTCCCCTGGAGGATGATGGAGTGGAGAGTTTGGGAGTTGCAGAATTGATTGGAAGTAAAGACAGAACTTCCAGGAGACGAGATCACGGCCATGAAGACCCGAACGGATACTTCACAACCCCGCGGGCGCACCGCCTCACAAGCGCCCTGCGGGTCAACTCCTCCTCCGGCCGCGGCGCCGGGCTGCTCAACCCTCTCTTCCCGGTCACGGATGGCTCCTACTGGGCCTACGCGGTGATGCTGCTGGCCCTGGTGCTCTTCTCCGTGGGCATGGTGGGCAACCTGGCTCTCATGTGCACAGTCTGGCACAACGTCTACCTGAAGACGGCCTGGAACTGCATCCTGGCCGGCCTGGCCCTCGTCGACTTCCTGGTGCTCTTCTTCTGCTTACCTGTGGTCGTGTTCCACGAGCTCACCTTCAAGAGGTTGCTAGGAGACGTGTCCTGTCGCCTCGTGCCATACCTGGAG GTGACCTCTCTGGGCGTGGCCACCTTCAGCATCTGCGCTCTGAGTATCGATCGCTTCCACGCCGCCACCGGACCGCACCGCCAGTCCAGGGTGGAGCCCTGCCGGTCCATCCTCTCCAAGCTGGCCGTCATCTGGCTGGGCTCCTCGGTGCTCGCCGCCCCCGAGCTGCTCCTCTGGCAGCTGCTCCAGGAGACGCCGGGCCCGCCCGCCGACCCTCAGCGAGGCCAGGTGGGCGGCTCCCTGGCGGCCGCCGTCAGGGCCCGAGCGGACGCCCTGGTCGTGGACGTGTGCGTCCGCGAGCCGTCCGAGGCGCTCCCTGAGAGCGTGTACGCGCTAGTGCTGACCTACCACGAGGCTCGCTCCTGGTGGATGTTCGGCTGCTACATTTGCCTGCCGCTGCTGTTCACCCTGGCCTGCGACCTGGTCACCAAGCGGGCGTCGGAGCCCAGGCCCGTCGAGGCGGCCAGCAGGcgctcctcctcgtcctcctcgtGTGCGTCCTCTTCCTCcctcaagaagaagaagaaggggcgCGGGCGCCAGCTGAGACTGCGCTCCACCGTGATGGCGCTCGCCGCTTTGTACGTGGCCTGTAATTTACCCGAGAGCGTGTGCAACATCACCCTGGCCTACCTCTCGGTCCCGGCCCTGGTTCTGTCGGCGCTGGGCCTGGTGGGTCAGTTCTTCCTGTTCGTACGCTGCTCAGCGACGCCGGTGCTACTGCTCTGCTTGTGTCGCTCGCTGGGCCAGGCCTTCATggactgctgctgctgctgctgcgacGAGTGCCTCCCCGACGCCAAGTCCTCCGCCTCAGCCTCCGCCTCAGCCTCCACCGCCCCCACTTCCGCCCTCTCCTCGCCGACGCCTCATTCGCCATCTCCGTCGTCCTTGTCGCCGTCCGGCAAAGAGGACGCAGTGAAGGTGGAAGTAACCTACGACTCCTCGGCGGCCATCGGGACCCCCTGCTGA